In one window of Deinococcus aerius DNA:
- a CDS encoding GNAT family N-acetyltransferase, with the protein MNLETPRLLLRPLLVSDLDAHYAVIDSDPNVTWLGVARTPEESRAYVSGKAGLWPKHGFGPYAVIEKATGAFLGHGGLEPLEETQEVQLSYYLGRPAWGRGFATELGEAALRHGFGPLGLERIVAIVRPHNAASQRVLTKLGFVHERDGTFSGAEAQYWSRSPAD; encoded by the coding sequence ATGAATCTCGAAACGCCACGGTTGCTGCTGCGTCCCCTGCTCGTCAGCGACCTCGACGCGCACTACGCGGTCATTGACAGCGACCCGAACGTGACGTGGTTGGGCGTGGCGCGAACTCCCGAGGAGAGCCGGGCCTACGTCTCGGGCAAGGCTGGGCTCTGGCCCAAGCACGGGTTCGGACCCTACGCCGTCATCGAGAAGGCCACGGGGGCGTTTCTGGGGCACGGCGGACTCGAACCTCTCGAAGAAACTCAGGAGGTGCAACTGTCCTACTACCTGGGTCGGCCCGCCTGGGGGCGCGGGTTTGCGACTGAACTGGGGGAAGCCGCGCTCCGGCATGGGTTCGGGCCGCTGGGGCTGGAGCGGATCGTCGCCATCGTGCGGCCCCACAACGCGGCCTCGCAGCGCGTCCTGACCAAACTGGGCTTCGTGCATGAGCGGGACGGCACGTTCTCGGGCGCGGAGGCGCAGTATTGGTCGCGGTCGCCCGCCGACTGA
- a CDS encoding NAD-dependent succinate-semialdehyde dehydrogenase, protein MTADTQHPDKTASDSANRPFATVNPYTGETVREFLFLDSSEVVPTVERAHQAYLSWREPPASERAEVVRRAGELMLERTDELAALVTLEMGKLIREARGEVALAASILRYYGEQGPEFLKPEPLKVDRGEAAIVNAPLGVILGIEPWNFPLYQVVRFAAPNLVVGNTVLVKHAEICPQSALALERLFRDAGAPEGVYTNVFLRIPDIETVIAHPAVQGVALTGSERAGASVAEIAGRHLKKCVLELGGSDPFIVLDDVDLDKAVKAAVAGRLGNTGQSCVAAKRLMVVEGLYDEFVGKLGQAFASLQPGDPADPSTRLGPLSSERAARDLLAQVQDAVEKGATVVTGGGRPDLPGAFVEPTVLTGVRPGMRAYSEELFGPVAVVYRVASEDEAVELANSSPYGLGGAVFSNDLERARRVADRLESGMVWINHPTSSQADLPFGGVKRSGYGRELSPLGLFEFTNRKLVRTLPAESGVGRVAG, encoded by the coding sequence ATGACTGCGGACACCCAGCACCCCGACAAGACCGCGAGCGACTCGGCCAACCGCCCCTTTGCCACCGTCAACCCCTACACGGGTGAGACGGTGCGCGAGTTCCTCTTCCTCGACAGTTCGGAGGTCGTCCCGACCGTCGAGCGGGCGCACCAGGCGTACCTGTCCTGGCGGGAGCCCCCCGCCTCCGAGCGGGCGGAGGTCGTGCGCCGCGCCGGGGAACTCATGCTCGAACGCACCGACGAGCTCGCCGCCCTGGTCACGCTGGAGATGGGCAAGCTGATCCGGGAGGCGAGGGGCGAGGTGGCGCTGGCGGCCTCCATCCTGCGCTATTACGGCGAGCAGGGGCCGGAGTTCCTGAAGCCCGAGCCCTTGAAGGTGGACCGGGGCGAGGCCGCCATCGTGAACGCGCCCCTGGGCGTCATCCTCGGCATCGAGCCCTGGAACTTCCCGCTGTATCAGGTTGTGCGCTTCGCCGCCCCGAACCTTGTCGTGGGGAATACCGTGCTGGTCAAGCACGCCGAGATCTGCCCGCAGTCGGCGCTCGCGCTGGAGCGGCTCTTCCGGGATGCGGGGGCGCCGGAGGGCGTCTACACGAACGTGTTCCTCCGCATCCCCGACATAGAGACCGTCATTGCCCACCCCGCTGTACAGGGCGTGGCACTCACGGGCAGCGAGCGGGCCGGGGCGAGCGTGGCCGAGATCGCGGGCCGCCACCTCAAGAAGTGCGTTCTGGAACTTGGGGGCAGCGATCCCTTCATCGTGTTGGACGACGTGGACCTCGACAAGGCGGTGAAGGCGGCGGTGGCGGGGCGGCTGGGGAACACCGGGCAGAGCTGCGTGGCGGCCAAGCGGCTGATGGTCGTGGAGGGGCTGTACGACGAGTTCGTGGGGAAGCTGGGGCAGGCCTTTGCCTCGCTCCAGCCGGGCGATCCCGCCGACCCCTCCACCCGCCTGGGGCCCCTCTCGTCGGAACGGGCCGCGCGGGACCTGCTCGCCCAGGTGCAGGACGCGGTGGAAAAGGGCGCGACCGTCGTGACGGGGGGCGGACGGCCCGACCTGCCCGGCGCGTTTGTCGAGCCCACGGTGCTGACGGGCGTGCGGCCCGGAATGCGCGCCTACTCCGAGGAACTGTTCGGCCCCGTCGCCGTCGTGTACCGGGTGGCGAGCGAGGACGAGGCCGTCGAACTCGCCAACTCGTCGCCCTACGGGCTGGGCGGGGCGGTGTTCTCAAACGACCTGGAGCGGGCGCGGCGGGTGGCCGACCGCCTGGAGAGCGGCATGGTGTGGATCAACCACCCCACCTCGTCGCAGGCGGACCTGCCTTTCGGTGGTGTCAAACGCTCCGGCTACGGCCGCGAACTCTCGCCGCTGGGCCTGTTCGAGTTCACCAACCGCAAGCTCGTCCGCACCCTGCCCGCCGAGTCGGGGGTGGGCCGGGTGGCGGGCTGA
- a CDS encoding RNA polymerase sigma factor — translation MDEEVLLMGRVAQGDGEALAELHRRIGRHVYAVAYHLLRHREEAEEIVQDTFARVARGAGSYHPELGSPRAFIYTVARNAALSQLRARGARPVTVDPGELPPDHLEAPATDLETRVAVQSAVEHLKGGDQTLILDAFFDGLSHPEIAAKRHLPLGTVKSRLRRALQAMRERLEGT, via the coding sequence ATGGATGAAGAGGTCCTCCTGATGGGGCGGGTGGCGCAGGGAGACGGTGAGGCGCTGGCGGAGCTGCACCGCCGCATTGGCCGCCACGTCTATGCCGTGGCCTACCACCTGCTGCGTCACCGCGAGGAGGCCGAGGAGATCGTGCAGGACACCTTTGCGCGGGTGGCGCGGGGGGCGGGGTCATACCACCCCGAGCTGGGCTCGCCCCGCGCGTTCATCTACACGGTCGCGCGGAACGCGGCCCTCTCGCAGTTGCGCGCCCGGGGAGCCCGGCCCGTCACGGTGGACCCCGGGGAGCTGCCCCCCGACCACCTGGAGGCGCCCGCCACCGACCTGGAGACGCGGGTGGCCGTGCAGTCGGCGGTGGAACACCTGAAGGGTGGCGATCAGACGCTCATCCTCGATGCCTTCTTCGACGGGCTGAGCCACCCCGAGATCGCGGCCAAGCGGCACCTGCCCCTGGGAACCGTCAAGTCGCGGCTGCGGCGCGCGCTCCAGGCGATGCGGGAACGGCTGGAGGGCACATGA